The DNA sequence TCAACCAGTCTGTTTCAGCATATGAATTGAAAAATAAAAACCCGAAGCAACAGCCCCGGGTTTTCAGTATTTAAGGATTAACTATTTTTATTCGCCTCTTACCGCTGCAACGCCAGGAAGTACTTGCCCTTCAAGGTATTCAAGTAATGCACCGCCAGCGGTTGAGATGTACGAAACTCCATCGGCAAAACCAAATTGGTTTACACACGAAACAGAATCACCACCGCCAACTAATGAGAAAGCGCCTTTTGCAGTTGCTTTTACAATGGCTTCACCAACAGCAATAGAGCCAACAGCAAATTTTTCCATTTCGAAAACGCCAACCGGACCATTCCAAAGGATTGTTCCCGAATTTTCAATCACTTCTTTAAACATGGCAATGCTGTTTGGACCTGCATCCAATCCCATCCATCCTTCAGGAATTGCATTGGCTTCAGTAACTTTTGTATTCGCATCAGCGGAAAACGCATCAGCAGCAACAACATCAGTAGCCATATAAATTTTTACTCCTTTTTCTGCAGCTTTTTTCTCAATAGCCAAAGCAGTATCAAGGTATTCCAATTCGCAAATCGAGTTGCCAACTTCGCCGCCGTGAGCTTTTACAAAAGTATAAGTCATTCCACCGCCCAAAATCAGGTTGTCAACTTTGTCGAGCAGGTTTTCGATGATGGTAATTTTTGACGAAACTTTAGCGCCACCCATAATGGCAGTCAACGGACGCTGTGGGTTTTTCAATACTTTATCCAAACTGGCAACTTCGCTTTCGATGAGGTAACCAAACATTTTATCGTTCGGGAAGAATTTAGCAATTACAGCAGTTGAAGCATGTGCGCGGTGAGCTGTTCCAAAAGCGTCGTTAATCCAGCAATCGCCGTTTGCAGCCAATTGTTCTGCAAAACCTTCGTCGCCCTTTTCTTCTTCTTTGTGGAAACGAAGGTTTTCGAGTAGCAATACTTCTCTAGGTTTTAAAGCTTTGGCCATGGCCTGAACTTCGGCTCCAATACAATCAGGAGCCATTTTTACTTCGCGGCCAAGGAGTTCGCTCAAATGAGAAACCAGGTGGCACATGGAGTATTTGGGGTTTGGTCCGTCTTTTGGGCGACCGAAATGCGACATGATAATAGGTGATCCACCCTCAGCAATTACTTTGTTAATGGTTTGTACTGCTGCGCGCATGCGTGTGTCGTCGGTAATCACGAAATTTTCGTCGAGTGGCACGTTAAAATCAACACGAATCAGTGCTTTCTTTCCGGCGAAATCATAAGTTTCAATAGTTTGCATATATGTTTATTTAGAGTTACAAAAAATCACCCCAAATATAAAAAATATATCAGAGCGATAAGGATTAGAAATCTTTTGGTTTCCTGAATTTAATGTTGACGTAAAGTATTTTGAAGTCGGAAGACAGAAATCAGGAGACCGGAGATGGGATCGCTGCTCACTGAGTAGCGAAGCGTATCGAAAGGAGTATTAATTTGTCGAGATCTCATTTTTTTAGTGGGCGGGTGATTCCAAGTCACCCGCCCACTGTTCCCCAGGCTTGTTGAAATCTAATTTTTCGTCGAAAGGGGTTTTCTACACAGAATTGTTATTTTTGACACTCCTCAATAGATCCTTTATGTTTTTTAAAGAAGTTATCGGACAAAGCGCCATCAAACAACGACTAATTCAGTCGGTTAACGAAGAACGAGTAAGCCATGCCCAGCTGTTTGCAGGTCCTCCCGGAAGCGGAAAACTGGCACTCGCCATTGCATACGCTCAATTTGTGGCCTGCACCAACCGGCAGGCCGACGATTCATGTGGTGAATGTCCGTCGTGCAAAAAGTACAAAAAGCTGATTCATCCCGATCTTCATTTTGTATTTCCGGTGATAAAAACGCCCAAATTTAAGGAGCCTGTTTCTGATAATTTTCTGGAAGAATGGCGGATCATGATCGCCAAAAATCCATATTTCAACAGCGACCAGTGGTTCGAATTTATTGGCGTTGAAAATGCCCAGGGCTTGATTTATTCGCATCAAAGCGAAGAAATTATCAGGAAGCTCAACCTTAAATCGTACGAATCGGAATACAAGGTGATGATAATCTGGCTTCCGGAGAAAATGCACGTAGCCTGCGCCAACAAGCTGCTGAAAATGATCGAAGAACCGCCCGTAAAAACGTTGTTTGTCCTGATTACCGAAAACGAAGAAGACATTATCAGCACCATCCGGTCGCGATGCCAGCTCATTATCATACCTCCAATCGATTCGGTTTCGATTGAAAAAGCCATAAGTGCTTTGCCTGAAGCTGTAGGTTTTGATCTTCGAAATATCGTTCACCTGTCGAAGGGAAACTATGGTAAAGCCATTGAATTGCTTGAGCCTGACGAACAAACTCTTTTTAACCTCGAACGATTTAAAGAATTAATGCGTTATTCCTACGGAAGAAAATTCGCCGACCTGTTTAAATGGGTTGATCAGGTGGCAAATGTTGGTCGCGAGAAGCAAAAAAGCTTGCTGAACTATTTTCTGATTATACTTCGCGAGAACTTCGTTTATAATCTGAAAAACAGCAATCTGACCTTCATGAGCGATCAGGAAGAAGAGTTTTCGAAGCGATTTTCGCCTTTCATCAACGAGCGAAACATTATTGAACTAACAGAGGTTTTCGAAACCGCTTTTGCCCACATTGGAATGAACGGAAATCCAAGAATCATATTTACTGACGTGGCGTTTAAAATTACCAAACTCATCAGGAAATAGGGAAGTGGACAGTATTCAGTCGCAGGGTCTGCATTTCTGAACACTGAAACTGGGCACTGAACACTTTTTTCGAATGACCAATGACTAATAACTAATTACAGATTTTATAACTATTTTTGCATGCACTTGGTAATTCTCTAACTATTATGGATGATCTCAATTTTGTTGATCGCGGATGCTGCAATGGGCGCGGGGGAACTTGTTCTAAACTGAACGTTTACGATTGGTTGGACGACGTGATCAACATTGCGAATCCGACAGATTTGGTCGAGGTCAGATTTAAGAATACCCGAAAGGATTTTTTTCGCAATGTAAATAACCTGAAATTGGATCCGGGCGATTTGGTTGCCGTTGAAGCCAATCCTGGTCACGATATCGGAATTGTTACGGTAACCGGCGATTTGGTGCTTGAGCAAATGAAAAAGCACAAAGTAACCCTGATCAATGGTGAAATCCGTAAAATATACCGAAAAGCAAAACCTGCAGACATTGACAAATGGAAGGAAGCAATTGCTTGCGAACAACAAACCATGATACGTTCGCGCCAGATTGCCAACGAGCTAAACCTGGCCATGAAAATTGGCGATGTGGAATATCAAGGCGATAAAACAAAAGCCATTTTCTATTATTTGGCCGACGATCGTGTTGATTTTCGCCAACTGATCAAAGTTTTTGCTGACACTTTCCGGATCAGAATAGAAATGAAGCAAATTGGGGCAAGGCAGGAGGCTGGCCGTATCGGAGGAATTGGTCCTTGCGGACGCGAAATTTGCTGCGCGTCGTGGATCACTAATTTTGTGTCGGTAAATACGAATTCAGCCCGGTATCAGGATATTTCGCTGAACCCGCAAAAATTGGCCGGACAATGTGGCAAACTGAAATGCTGCCTCAACTTCGAAGTGGATACCTACATCGATGCGCAGAAAGATTTTCCGTCATCAAATGTTCAGCTCCAAACTGAAAATGGAACCTACCAATATTTCAAAGCCGATATTTTTAAACAAATATACCTGTACTCCAAAGTGGGCGATAAAACAGGAAATCTGATAGAAGTTCCGGTTAGTCGGGTGAAAGAAATTATCCGGTCGAACCAGAAAGGTCAAGTTGTAGCAAGGCTAATTCATGAATCAGAGATTAAGCCTGTTGTCGAAAAATTAGGTTTCGAAGATGGTTCGAACCACGATTCGCTAACTCGTTTTGACGACCCGAAACGTTCTGAAAACAAAAAAAGAGGCAACAATCGCCGCAGAAAATTCAAACCCAAATCATGAGACAATTTTTTATACTAATTTTTGCCATAACCCTTATTACAGGCCTCATTTCGTGTGACCGAAAGAAGGTTTTTGAAGCCTATCACCGAATTGACGAAAAAGGTTGGAACAAGGATTCGGTTATTGTTTTTAAGGTTCATTTAACCGACACCATCAAAAACAACAACCTGTTTGTGAACATTCGCAACAAAGGAACTTACGCGTATAGTAACATTTATCTTTTTATGACTATTGGCTCTCCCGATGGAGTTATGAGGACAGATACTGTTGAGTTTACCCTGGCAGATCCCTCTGGCAAATGGCGGGGAAGCGGAATTGGAGGCCTGCACGACAGCCAGATTCCATACAAAAGCAGTGTTTACTTTCCGCATAAAGGAGAATACACATTCATGATCAAACAGGGAATGCGCGATAACGTGTTACAAGGAATTCGCGATGTCGGTTTCCGTATAGAAAAAACTTATTAGGAGGCGGAAGGCCGAAGGCTAACTCGGAACTCGAAACCCGCAACAAATTTGAAGCCGTGAGACGAAAGGCAAAATTGTAAATAGTAAATTGTCAAATAGTAAGTAAAAGTGGGGAAGAATAAATTATCGAAATTTGCCGATCTGGCAACTTACGAACATGTGGTTCAGGTTACTTACCGGCATGTTCAGGAAAATGGATTTCAATACAAAGGGAAATGGAGTGAGACTTTTTTCGGAAATACGAATCCGGTTATTCTCGAATTGGGCTGCGGAAAAGGCGAA is a window from the Aquipluma nitroreducens genome containing:
- a CDS encoding phosphoglycerate kinase translates to MQTIETYDFAGKKALIRVDFNVPLDENFVITDDTRMRAAVQTINKVIAEGGSPIIMSHFGRPKDGPNPKYSMCHLVSHLSELLGREVKMAPDCIGAEVQAMAKALKPREVLLLENLRFHKEEEKGDEGFAEQLAANGDCWINDAFGTAHRAHASTAVIAKFFPNDKMFGYLIESEVASLDKVLKNPQRPLTAIMGGAKVSSKITIIENLLDKVDNLILGGGMTYTFVKAHGGEVGNSICELEYLDTALAIEKKAAEKGVKIYMATDVVAADAFSADANTKVTEANAIPEGWMGLDAGPNSIAMFKEVIENSGTILWNGPVGVFEMEKFAVGSIAVGEAIVKATAKGAFSLVGGGDSVSCVNQFGFADGVSYISTAGGALLEYLEGQVLPGVAAVRGE
- a CDS encoding DNA polymerase III subunit; its protein translation is MFFKEVIGQSAIKQRLIQSVNEERVSHAQLFAGPPGSGKLALAIAYAQFVACTNRQADDSCGECPSCKKYKKLIHPDLHFVFPVIKTPKFKEPVSDNFLEEWRIMIAKNPYFNSDQWFEFIGVENAQGLIYSHQSEEIIRKLNLKSYESEYKVMIIWLPEKMHVACANKLLKMIEEPPVKTLFVLITENEEDIISTIRSRCQLIIIPPIDSVSIEKAISALPEAVGFDLRNIVHLSKGNYGKAIELLEPDEQTLFNLERFKELMRYSYGRKFADLFKWVDQVANVGREKQKSLLNYFLIILRENFVYNLKNSNLTFMSDQEEEFSKRFSPFINERNIIELTEVFETAFAHIGMNGNPRIIFTDVAFKITKLIRK
- a CDS encoding PSP1 domain-containing protein, which codes for MDDLNFVDRGCCNGRGGTCSKLNVYDWLDDVINIANPTDLVEVRFKNTRKDFFRNVNNLKLDPGDLVAVEANPGHDIGIVTVTGDLVLEQMKKHKVTLINGEIRKIYRKAKPADIDKWKEAIACEQQTMIRSRQIANELNLAMKIGDVEYQGDKTKAIFYYLADDRVDFRQLIKVFADTFRIRIEMKQIGARQEAGRIGGIGPCGREICCASWITNFVSVNTNSARYQDISLNPQKLAGQCGKLKCCLNFEVDTYIDAQKDFPSSNVQLQTENGTYQYFKADIFKQIYLYSKVGDKTGNLIEVPVSRVKEIIRSNQKGQVVARLIHESEIKPVVEKLGFEDGSNHDSLTRFDDPKRSENKKRGNNRRRKFKPKS
- a CDS encoding gliding motility lipoprotein GldH encodes the protein MRQFFILIFAITLITGLISCDRKKVFEAYHRIDEKGWNKDSVIVFKVHLTDTIKNNNLFVNIRNKGTYAYSNIYLFMTIGSPDGVMRTDTVEFTLADPSGKWRGSGIGGLHDSQIPYKSSVYFPHKGEYTFMIKQGMRDNVLQGIRDVGFRIEKTY